The Candidatus Omnitrophota bacterium DNA window CCAAATTTTGTGAGATCTACCACAGAAGGGCTGAAGCGCTCGATTAGGCGCTTCTGCCGTGTTACACTATTATCAAAATTTAGTATCCGTACCGGTCCAACCATTTTATGATATCGCGGCTATGCCTTTTTTCAACGCTTCTTCGAATAACTCGACAGCGAGATCCATCTCTTTCTCGGTAATATATAGCGAAGGCGCGAGAGTGAATACATTTTTGTAATAACCGCCCACGTCGAGAACGAGCCCTCTCATCTTCCCGCCTGCGGTCAATTCCCCCGATAACCCTATCTGGGTTATCGCGTCCGTAAGCTTCTTGTTAGGCGTATATCCGTCTTTTTCGCATATCTCCATCCTTAGCGCAAGACCAAGCCCGTCGACATCGCCTATCTGCGGATACTTCTTCATCAATTGCCTCAATCTCGACACAAAGTATTCGCCCTTCTTAGGTACTTTTACGGCAAAACCTTCTTCTTCCATTAACTTCATTGCTTCAAGGCCTACCGCTGTACCCAAAGGATTTGATGAGAACGTGGAATGGGTCGAACCTGGCCCGAAGACCTTTGGAGATATCAATTTTTCTTTGGCCCAAATACAGGATATCGGGTTTAGCCCGTTAGTCAGCGCCTTGCCCATTACAACAATATCCGGCACCACGCCAAAGTGTTCGATCGCCCATAGTTTTCCTGTCCTGTAGAAGCCCATCTGTATTTCATCGTCAACCATAAGAATATTATATCTATCCAGGACCTCTTTTAATTGAGAAAAATAATCAAGAGGCGGTACCACATACCCGCCTGTGCCCTGCACAGCCTCGATATAGAAAGCACCGAATTCACACTTACCCGTCTTTGTATTAAGAACGGAGTGGTACTCTGTTTCAAAAAGTTTCTCGAATTGTTTCAGGCAGTACATATCGCACATGTCTTTTTTCTTGCCGTACGAGCATCTGAAACAATACGGATACGGGATAAACTGCGCCCTATCCGAAAAATGTCCGAACTTCTCCCTGTATCTATAACTTGATGTTATTGCCGACGCGCCAAGTGTCCTGCCGTGATATCCGCCCTGAAAAGCGAACATCAGGTTCCTGCCGGTATGGCTCCTGACGAGCTTCAAAGAATCTTCTACTGCGGCCGAGCCTCCTACATTGAAATGAACCCTGCCCTTCTCCTCAAATGTCATCTCGGCCTTTCTAGCTATCTTGGCGGCAAGCTGTATCTTCTCCTCATGAAGATATTGACATGCAAGTTGCGGCAACCTATCTATCTGTTTTTTAAGCGCATTATTCAGTCTTTCGTTTCTATATCCAAAATTCACCGCAGAGTACCACATCTGCAGATCCATATATTCAGTGCCGGCTTTGTCATACAGATATACGCCTTCTGCCGTATCGAAAATATTCAGTTTTTCCGAATAATGGACGGTATCTCCCCATGAACAATAATCCGCTTCCAGTTTTAAAAGATCTTCGCCCTGGCTCGCCTTGGACTTTACAGGCTTATTCAAAACCTTTTCATTCTTCTTCATCTATCCATCCTCCTCATAAAGTCATAAACGTTTTTTAGGCTGCTAAATGATATGAAGGGCTTGCCTTCTCTTAATAAATATTTCTTTAGATTACCTTTCGCGAATACGATATCCGAATTTTTTGACGGACATAGATCGGACAGGCCGTCGCCTATATATATTATAACCCTGTCATCGAATTTGCTTTTGGGCAGGTGGTTAGTTTTGCAATTGCCGCATATCCTGCAATTTTCATGCTGGTGCGGAAAATGCGGAACTAACTTACCGCCGGACAATTTTATCTTATTTGAATATATCTTTATGCCGTTTATTCCGTTATTACGCAGTATCGATTTTATGAAATACGAGAAACTATCGCTTAATATGACCGGCTTAACCTGGCTTTCTTTGAGCAAAGCTATTATCTTTTTGAAATACGGGTCCACTTTTATTCTTGCCAAATACCGGTCGAGTCTTGCCTTATCAACCCTGACGCTCTTCAACTGGCCCGACAGGCAGCCTTTTGAGCCTATCTTGCCTTTTTTCCAAGCAACTTCAAACGCCATCCATTTCTTATTTACCGAAAACTTCTCCACTATACTATCGAGCACATCAAAGTGGGTTATCGTATTATCGAAATCGAAGAATACCGCGCAGTCCGACAGATTATCTTTGTGCATTTTGAAAGAAAGCCTCCATCTTTGCCGCGACCGTATCGCGCTCCTGATCCGCGGTAACAACGTGATAAGAATCGTATAAGAGCACTATCTCTTTCATGGATGAACCGATCTTATCATATATATATTTCGAATTTTTAACGCTCGTCATATCGTCGTCTTTAGCCTGAACGAGCTGGACGGGAATTTTTATATGCGGCAATCTCCTCGTAATGTGTCTGACCAGGTATTTCAGTTGGCATAATTGCGCCACCGGGAAATAAGGATATCCGTACTGTTCCACATTCTGCATATTGTCAAGAGTGGCTGTGGAGTAATATTTGTGGATACGGTTCTGTATCGCCTCATTCTTTATTCCGTATGGCGGCTCTTCTTTAAAATAGGCAAAATGCCTTAATGGCGTAAAATAACCAAGCGGCAGAATAAATCTTGCCCAGGGGGTATTCCAGCCGTCATAAAATAGTGTCGGCGCCAGACAACAGACGCCCTTAACTTTATCGCTGAATTCATCGGCAAGCAGAAGGGCCAAAAGGGCTCCCATGGATAATCCGCCGGTAAATATCGGTCCCGGATGGTCCCCTAACTCGCCTTCTGTAAATATTTTGCGTACAGATTCGTAAAACTCTTCCCATTTTGCGTGTTTTAGCACGCGTATCGAATCACCGTGATAGGCAAGCCTCGGGCATATTACCGTGTAACCCTTCTTATTAAGATAATTTGCCAGAAACCGCATCTCATTCGGTGTGCCGGTAAGGCCGTGTATCAATACCACCGTCGCGCCATTATCGCCTTTGAGAGTAAAGCCATTGCCGGACGTCCTGCCGGACGGCTCTTCTTTTTGAATCTCCTTTAAACGAAACGACCACACAACAGACATATTAACGCCTTTCTATCTTATGTATTAATATTACACTATATGGCATGAGAACAAGATTAAATTAAGATTAAAATATTTTAATATTGCATTGGAGACGTTTTCCAAATGCATAAGGAAGCTGTCCCTACATGGGGGCAGCTTCCCGATTGACTTGGAAAGCGTCTCCGGTTCAAACAGGATACGAAAGCGGAAGGGAAACTGTGAAAGTGGCGCCTTGGTTAGGCTGACTTGTAACTGATATAACGCCTCGGTGAGACTCGACGATCGACTTTGCTATGCTAAGCCCCAGGCCGAATCCGTGATTGGTGCGCCTTGCGCGCGCAACCTGATAGAATCTGTCAAATATGTAAGGCAGTTCTTCCTCGGGGATGCCTATGCCGGTATCGCTTACCACCACTTTTATATGGCTGCCGTCTTTCTGCGCCATCACTATGACTTTGCCTTTTCTCAATGTATATTTTATGGCGTTGTCGAACAGGTTTACGAATAACCGCCTTAATTGATCCTCGTCTCCATCCAATATAAGATTATCCTGCCGCGATAGCGATGTGTCTATGTCCTTCTGTTGAGCCAATATCTTCATGTCGTCCATAACGCGATTAAGCACGCCGCCCAGATCCACCCTTCTTATCTCGAGCGCGACCTGATTATTGTCAAATCTCGCCAATGCCAGAAGATCCTCTATTACACGCGACATCTTGCCTATCTCCTCAAGGCTGCTATTAAGCACAGCTTCATATTCCTCCGGCGATCTCAATTTTTTTAGAGTGACTTCAAGCTCACCCTTAAGTATCGTAAGCGGTGTTCTTAACTCATGAGATATGTCCTGTATAAACTCATGCTGTGACGTAAAGGACTTGTCCAGCCGCTCTATCATGTCATTGAATGTATCGGCAAGCCTTTTTATCTCATCCTTAGTATCGGGTAGATGTATCCTTAATTTCAAGTTTTCCGCCGTGATCTTCTTTAGAGTATCTATCATGTGATCAACCGGACGTAATGTTAAGCGCGCTAAAAACGCTCCAGCTATTCCCGTAATAATTACAGTGATGGGCAGAAGAACGAATAGCAAAATTCTTAACCCTTTTAAGGCGATATATATCAGGCCCTGCGCGCTTACGACCTGGATAAGATATTTGATCTTACCGTCCTGCTGCACAGGTTTGGTATAGACTCTGAACGCTATAGGCTTGCCGGGCTGCGCCTCTCCTTTGAGCGTATCAAAACTATCTTTACCCTCCAGGATATAATCAAGATCGTCTTCGGAGAGAGTATATATCTTCGGAGCGTTTTTGGAGGATACTAATTTTTTGCCGTTAACATCAAGTATCTGGGCATAGATACTCATAAGGCTGGGGTCTTTGGACTTTTCTATAACCCAGTTACTTGCCATTGTCAAAAACTTATCTGTATCGGCCTGGGTGGCGGGCGCTGAAGACTTGCCGGATTCGGAATTCTTCATCTCTTCTATTTCCCAATACGTAGATATGGCGCTGGCAATACCTCCCGCGCGTGAGCTTAAAAGATCGTCCAGGTCTCCATACAAGACATTTTTAAAATTCTGGTACACCAGCACGCTGAACGCGAGAAGTGTGATGGTCAATAACCCCATATACCAGAGCACTATTTTGAAACGTATAGATTTGAAGAACATTTTAATCCTCTAAAATGTAACCGCGCCCGCGGATTGTATGAATAAGATTTTTTTTAAACCCATCGTCTATCTTCCTGCGAAGGTAATTTATGTATACATCTATAACATTTGTGTCTGTATCAAAATTGATATCCCATACGTGTTCGGATATCATAGTCCTGGTTATCACCGAGCCGGCATTGCGCATAAGGTATTCCAAAAGAGCGTATTCTTTCGCTGTCAACTCTACCTGTTTTCCGTCTCTAGTAACTTTATGCGAAATAAGATTCATCTCGAGGCCGTTAAATTTTAGCGTAGAAGACGCCTGGTTATCGTGTTTGCGTAAGAGCGACCTTACCCTTGCCAGTAACTCTTCGAACGCGAATGGCTTTGTCAGATAATCGTCGGCCCCCGAATCGAGCCCTCTGACTTTATCGTCTACGGAATCTTTAGCGGTAACCATTATTATGGGAGTGGTTATTTTTCTGGTCCTTAAAGATTTGCAAAGACCTACACCGTCTAACTTTGGGAGCATAACATCCAAAATTATAACGTCATATTGGTTGGTGGTGGCAAGAAACTCGCCCTCGACTCCGTCCTGGGCGATATCCGACGCATAGCCCTCTTCTTTAAGGCCGCGTCTTATCAGCGACGCTATCTTCTTTTCGTCTTCTACAATAAGAATACGCATAATATAGCCGAAATACCCGCGGTAATTGCGCCGTAAACAAACGGCGCGCTGGCCCCTACATAAGTCCACAAAAGGCCCGCTATTACACTCGCTAATAAAACCAGAATGCCTGTAGCGCAGTAATACAACCCTATCGCCGTAGCCCTGGATTCAGCGGGAACCATATCCGCAATATATGCTTTGCTTACCCCATCCGTCATCGCCATGTAGAAACCATAGACCGCAAAAAGCACCCATACGGTAAAGCGCGTGGCATATAGCCCGAAACCCA harbors:
- a CDS encoding aminotransferase class III-fold pyridoxal phosphate-dependent enzyme, which produces MKKNEKVLNKPVKSKASQGEDLLKLEADYCSWGDTVHYSEKLNIFDTAEGVYLYDKAGTEYMDLQMWYSAVNFGYRNERLNNALKKQIDRLPQLACQYLHEEKIQLAAKIARKAEMTFEEKGRVHFNVGGSAAVEDSLKLVRSHTGRNLMFAFQGGYHGRTLGASAITSSYRYREKFGHFSDRAQFIPYPYCFRCSYGKKKDMCDMYCLKQFEKLFETEYHSVLNTKTGKCEFGAFYIEAVQGTGGYVVPPLDYFSQLKEVLDRYNILMVDDEIQMGFYRTGKLWAIEHFGVVPDIVVMGKALTNGLNPISCIWAKEKLISPKVFGPGSTHSTFSSNPLGTAVGLEAMKLMEEEGFAVKVPKKGEYFVSRLRQLMKKYPQIGDVDGLGLALRMEICEKDGYTPNKKLTDAITQIGLSGELTAGGKMRGLVLDVGGYYKNVFTLAPSLYITEKEMDLAVELFEEALKKGIAAIS
- a CDS encoding MtnX-like HAD-IB family phosphatase; amino-acid sequence: MHKDNLSDCAVFFDFDNTITHFDVLDSIVEKFSVNKKWMAFEVAWKKGKIGSKGCLSGQLKSVRVDKARLDRYLARIKVDPYFKKIIALLKESQVKPVILSDSFSYFIKSILRNNGINGIKIYSNKIKLSGGKLVPHFPHQHENCRICGNCKTNHLPKSKFDDRVIIYIGDGLSDLCPSKNSDIVFAKGNLKKYLLREGKPFISFSSLKNVYDFMRRMDR
- a CDS encoding alpha/beta fold hydrolase; its protein translation is MSVVWSFRLKEIQKEEPSGRTSGNGFTLKGDNGATVVLIHGLTGTPNEMRFLANYLNKKGYTVICPRLAYHGDSIRVLKHAKWEEFYESVRKIFTEGELGDHPGPIFTGGLSMGALLALLLADEFSDKVKGVCCLAPTLFYDGWNTPWARFILPLGYFTPLRHFAYFKEEPPYGIKNEAIQNRIHKYYSTATLDNMQNVEQYGYPYFPVAQLCQLKYLVRHITRRLPHIKIPVQLVQAKDDDMTSVKNSKYIYDKIGSSMKEIVLLYDSYHVVTADQERDTVAAKMEAFFQNAQR
- a CDS encoding ATP-binding protein, giving the protein MFFKSIRFKIVLWYMGLLTITLLAFSVLVYQNFKNVLYGDLDDLLSSRAGGIASAISTYWEIEEMKNSESGKSSAPATQADTDKFLTMASNWVIEKSKDPSLMSIYAQILDVNGKKLVSSKNAPKIYTLSEDDLDYILEGKDSFDTLKGEAQPGKPIAFRVYTKPVQQDGKIKYLIQVVSAQGLIYIALKGLRILLFVLLPITVIITGIAGAFLARLTLRPVDHMIDTLKKITAENLKLRIHLPDTKDEIKRLADTFNDMIERLDKSFTSQHEFIQDISHELRTPLTILKGELEVTLKKLRSPEEYEAVLNSSLEEIGKMSRVIEDLLALARFDNNQVALEIRRVDLGGVLNRVMDDMKILAQQKDIDTSLSRQDNLILDGDEDQLRRLFVNLFDNAIKYTLRKGKVIVMAQKDGSHIKVVVSDTGIGIPEEELPYIFDRFYQVARARRTNHGFGLGLSIAKSIVESHRGVISVTSQPNQGATFTVSLPLSYPV
- a CDS encoding response regulator transcription factor produces the protein MRILIVEDEKKIASLIRRGLKEEGYASDIAQDGVEGEFLATTNQYDVIILDVMLPKLDGVGLCKSLRTRKITTPIIMVTAKDSVDDKVRGLDSGADDYLTKPFAFEELLARVRSLLRKHDNQASSTLKFNGLEMNLISHKVTRDGKQVELTAKEYALLEYLMRNAGSVITRTMISEHVWDINFDTDTNVIDVYINYLRRKIDDGFKKNLIHTIRGRGYILED